In Acetomicrobium thermoterrenum DSM 13490, one DNA window encodes the following:
- a CDS encoding HAD family hydrolase, producing MKVRTLLFDFDMTLVDTSHAIAYAMNYFARIMGLRAVSYEEVLSTIGIPMEKSLRCLWNEFRPEWLDIYSKECRPLEYERMKLFPGTEEVLQALRNRGLMLAITSNRRNAKRAVRHLGIDKYFDIVLGLEDVDKAKPDPYILFKAVESLGVDKDEAIYVGDTVIDMETANNADIVGIGLATGPNSAEDLKKAGALMVLSDIREIPNILTCDGFLIVDEAKVGN from the coding sequence ATGAAAGTCAGAACTCTTTTGTTCGATTTCGACATGACATTGGTCGATACTAGCCATGCCATCGCCTACGCCATGAATTATTTTGCCAGGATAATGGGATTGAGAGCCGTAAGTTACGAAGAGGTGTTGTCTACGATAGGAATTCCCATGGAAAAGTCTTTGCGCTGTCTGTGGAATGAATTCAGGCCAGAGTGGCTCGACATTTATTCAAAGGAATGCAGACCTCTGGAATATGAACGAATGAAGCTTTTCCCGGGAACCGAAGAAGTCTTGCAGGCCCTAAGGAATAGGGGTTTAATGTTGGCCATTACGTCGAACAGGAGAAATGCCAAAAGGGCTGTCAGGCATTTAGGCATTGATAAATATTTCGATATCGTTTTAGGGTTGGAAGATGTAGATAAAGCTAAACCTGATCCTTACATTTTGTTCAAGGCTGTAGAAAGTCTTGGTGTCGATAAAGATGAAGCGATATACGTTGGGGATACGGTGATCGATATGGAAACGGCAAATAATGCTGATATCGTGGGGATTGGACTTGCAACGGGGCCAAACTCGGCTGAGGATTTGAAGAAAGCAGGGGCCCTAATGGTCTTATCCGACATAAGGGAGATTCCAAATATACTGACCTGTGACGGCTTCTTGATCGTAGATGAAGCAAAGGTGGGTAATTAG
- a CDS encoding vitamin B12-dependent ribonucleotide reductase: MSSGARIKPSFSENATKVLERRYLLKDEKGNLIETPEDMLWRVASAIAKAERAFADEESEEEWANKFYEMMASLDFLPNSPTLMNAGTPTAQLSACFVLPVGDSMDEIFDALKYTALVHKSGGGTGFNFSSLRPYGDIVKSTKGVASGPVSFMELFDHTTDVVKQGGMRRGANMGILNADHPDVIKFVKAKIEEGKLKNFNISVGTTQKFMKAVLNDEEWELVNPRTGEVVDKVGARNLFDLLCEMAWKTGDPGIIFLDKIEASNPTPNLGSITATNPCGEQPLLPFESCNLGSINLSNMVLPKGEIDWSKLERTVRIAVRFLDDVIEVNQFPIKEIADMTMSTRKIGLGVMGWADVLLKLRIPYDSDEALNLARKVMSFITKIGHEESARLAEARGPFPAWKGSRWEEKGMLMRNATVTTIAPTGTISLVAEASSGVEPVFALAYRRKAFEGEANLTYVNEILLDALREEGLYSEALIELILERGSLKELDLPDNLKKVFVTAHDISPEWHVRMQAAFQEYTDNAVSKTINMPHEASVDDVKKAYLLAYELGCKGITIFRDRCKEDQVLYIGTGEVPSFEVKEEPKGLVGKGYVKPRRRPPLLSGRTVKIGTSYGNLYLTLNFIDGQPFEVFATLGKSGKDTQAHTEALGRLISLALRSDIPIDEIIKQLKGIGGSSPFLEGDALILSLPDAIARGLEMALGKAVEVNERGDMCPVCGAPLIHAEGCERCTGCDYSKCS; the protein is encoded by the coding sequence ATGTCCAGCGGAGCGCGTATAAAACCTTCTTTTTCTGAAAATGCGACTAAGGTATTAGAGCGTAGATATTTATTGAAAGACGAGAAAGGAAATCTCATAGAGACGCCGGAGGATATGCTATGGCGCGTAGCGAGCGCTATAGCAAAGGCAGAAAGAGCATTTGCCGATGAGGAATCGGAGGAGGAGTGGGCCAATAAATTTTATGAAATGATGGCCAGTCTGGATTTTTTGCCCAATTCTCCAACGCTTATGAATGCAGGGACGCCCACTGCACAGCTGTCGGCCTGCTTTGTCCTTCCCGTGGGAGACAGTATGGATGAGATATTCGACGCCCTCAAGTATACGGCCCTCGTCCATAAATCAGGGGGAGGGACGGGCTTTAATTTTTCGTCTCTTCGTCCCTATGGTGATATCGTAAAGAGCACCAAGGGAGTCGCCTCTGGCCCAGTATCCTTTATGGAGCTTTTTGACCATACTACCGATGTGGTAAAGCAAGGGGGGATGAGGCGGGGTGCCAATATGGGGATCTTAAACGCCGATCATCCCGACGTCATAAAATTCGTCAAGGCAAAGATCGAAGAGGGGAAGTTGAAGAACTTCAATATTTCGGTGGGAACCACGCAAAAATTCATGAAAGCCGTATTAAATGATGAGGAGTGGGAGCTGGTAAACCCGCGGACTGGAGAAGTTGTCGATAAAGTTGGGGCACGGAATCTCTTTGATTTGCTCTGCGAGATGGCCTGGAAGACAGGCGACCCCGGGATAATATTTTTGGACAAAATTGAAGCTTCAAACCCTACTCCCAATTTGGGAAGCATTACTGCCACAAATCCCTGCGGCGAGCAGCCCCTTTTGCCCTTTGAATCATGCAACCTGGGAAGCATTAACTTGTCTAATATGGTTCTGCCTAAGGGTGAAATCGACTGGAGCAAACTGGAAAGAACGGTGCGCATTGCCGTACGTTTTCTCGATGACGTGATAGAGGTCAACCAGTTTCCCATAAAAGAGATTGCCGATATGACCATGTCGACGAGAAAAATCGGATTGGGAGTTATGGGCTGGGCTGACGTCCTATTGAAGCTGCGCATTCCCTACGATAGCGATGAGGCATTAAACCTTGCCCGTAAAGTAATGTCTTTCATCACAAAGATCGGGCACGAAGAGAGCGCACGCTTAGCTGAAGCCAGAGGACCCTTTCCGGCCTGGAAGGGGAGCAGATGGGAAGAAAAAGGGATGTTAATGAGAAATGCTACGGTGACGACCATTGCTCCTACGGGGACCATATCCCTTGTGGCTGAGGCATCGAGCGGTGTAGAGCCCGTCTTTGCGCTTGCCTACAGGCGTAAGGCCTTTGAGGGTGAAGCTAATTTGACTTACGTAAATGAAATTTTGCTGGATGCCCTTAGAGAGGAAGGACTCTATTCGGAAGCTTTGATCGAACTGATTTTGGAAAGAGGGTCTTTAAAGGAACTCGATCTTCCCGACAACTTAAAGAAAGTTTTTGTTACTGCCCACGATATTTCCCCTGAATGGCACGTGAGGATGCAGGCGGCATTTCAGGAATACACAGATAACGCCGTAAGCAAGACCATTAACATGCCCCACGAGGCTTCCGTAGATGATGTCAAGAAGGCATATTTGTTGGCCTATGAGCTGGGATGCAAGGGGATAACGATATTCAGGGACAGATGCAAAGAAGACCAGGTGCTTTACATAGGCACCGGCGAAGTGCCATCCTTCGAGGTGAAAGAGGAGCCGAAGGGTTTGGTGGGCAAAGGTTACGTAAAACCAAGGAGGCGACCGCCCCTTCTTTCGGGCAGAACGGTAAAGATTGGTACAAGTTACGGGAATCTTTATCTTACTTTGAACTTTATAGATGGACAGCCCTTTGAAGTTTTCGCCACTTTGGGAAAGTCGGGCAAGGACACTCAGGCCCACACTGAAGCTTTAGGGAGACTGATATCCCTTGCGCTTAGGAGCGATATACCCATAGACGAGATCATAAAACAGCTCAAGGGCATTGGAGGAAGTAGCCCCTTTCTCGAAGGAGATGCCCTAATTTTGAGTTTGCCCGACGCAATCGCGAGAGGATTGGAGATGGCTCTCGGTAAGGCCGTCGAAGTAAACGAGAGAGGGGATATGTGTCCTGTATGCGGGGCTCCTTTGATTCATGCCGAAGGGTGCGAGCGCTGCACCGGTTGCGATTACAGCAAGTGCTCTTAA
- a CDS encoding HlyD family efflux transporter periplasmic adaptor subunit, which translates to MKEGKSASQTVYAIWCVILVSLAVTFFLAWQNHHYYTHPSVVMAKSALYIDEYPVEGWLLWQEEVISAPLDGALKFVNGGKVARVAKGEAIAVVQGRNRRVVWAPEAGYFVPALDGQEGKWSFGRLWLDYDDLPKEVRAKPVPQGVDVKRGSPIGKIIPLPQALRCVFYTYLTPKIKENLERNFLWIRFDERDIPIKVEVLAKEIIGLKARVNISLMPYFPAHLTVDRKLRFMIYEGRRQGVLVPEESVIFKEGKQGVYVVSKGMVVFREISGVPTEDKMYFVDDGLLPGEIVVLKGDKAREGRVFLW; encoded by the coding sequence ATGAAAGAGGGCAAAAGCGCTAGTCAAACCGTATATGCCATATGGTGCGTAATTTTAGTCTCATTGGCCGTGACATTCTTTTTGGCCTGGCAAAATCACCATTACTATACGCACCCCAGTGTAGTGATGGCGAAATCTGCCCTGTATATAGACGAATATCCCGTAGAAGGATGGTTATTGTGGCAAGAAGAGGTGATCTCTGCTCCTTTGGACGGGGCTCTAAAGTTCGTAAATGGGGGCAAGGTGGCAAGAGTGGCCAAAGGCGAAGCGATCGCAGTCGTTCAGGGCAGGAATCGGAGGGTAGTTTGGGCGCCTGAGGCCGGATACTTCGTTCCGGCGCTGGACGGACAGGAGGGTAAGTGGAGTTTTGGTCGCCTATGGCTGGATTACGACGATTTGCCAAAAGAAGTAAGGGCAAAGCCTGTGCCGCAAGGGGTTGACGTAAAAAGGGGCTCGCCGATCGGAAAGATCATACCATTGCCGCAGGCTTTGCGTTGCGTTTTTTACACATACCTGACTCCCAAAATTAAAGAAAATTTGGAGAGAAACTTTCTGTGGATCAGGTTTGATGAGCGGGATATACCCATTAAAGTGGAGGTATTGGCTAAAGAAATTATTGGACTTAAAGCCAGGGTCAACATTTCTCTAATGCCCTATTTTCCGGCCCATTTGACAGTAGATCGCAAACTCAGATTCATGATCTACGAGGGAAGAAGACAAGGAGTATTGGTGCCGGAGGAAAGCGTAATTTTCAAAGAGGGCAAACAGGGGGTATACGTGGTCTCCAAGGGTATGGTTGTTTTCAGAGAAATAAGTGGAGTGCCCACGGAAGATAAAATGTATTTCGTCGATGATGGATTATTGCCAGGAGAAATAGTCGTTTTGAAGGGCGATAAAGCCAGAGAGGGGAGGGTCTTCCTTTGGTGA
- a CDS encoding YggS family pyridoxal phosphate-dependent enzyme: MNLSDIQKNLESVKERIAKTAESVGRMPDQIKLIAVTKNQPLEAMLQASRSGLIDGIGENRVQEAKDKKERWPSDLKLPWHMIGHLQRNKAKLAIQLFDIIQSIDSMDLATVLEKRLAALEKNMEVLIEVNISGEISKYGVDPKDVSSMAEYILRNCPSLKLTGLMGIGPLAKDRKKIISSFVLLRRLKEKTEKDIGLQLHELSMGMSDDFELAIKEGSTMVRIGRAIFGPRVD, from the coding sequence GTGAATTTATCGGACATACAAAAAAATCTCGAATCGGTAAAAGAACGAATCGCTAAAACAGCCGAAAGCGTCGGCAGGATGCCCGATCAAATTAAATTGATAGCAGTCACGAAAAATCAGCCCCTGGAAGCTATGTTGCAAGCCTCGAGGAGCGGCCTGATAGATGGCATCGGGGAGAACAGGGTCCAGGAGGCGAAGGACAAGAAGGAGCGCTGGCCATCGGATTTGAAACTTCCCTGGCATATGATAGGACACTTGCAACGCAATAAAGCTAAACTGGCAATTCAATTATTTGATATAATACAAAGCATCGATAGCATGGATCTTGCGACAGTTTTAGAAAAAAGACTGGCTGCACTGGAAAAGAACATGGAGGTACTTATAGAGGTCAACATATCGGGGGAAATTTCGAAATACGGCGTCGATCCCAAAGATGTTTCCTCCATGGCAGAATATATTTTAAGAAATTGCCCCAGTTTAAAACTGACGGGTCTTATGGGTATAGGACCTTTGGCCAAAGACAGAAAAAAAATAATATCATCCTTTGTCCTACTTCGTCGTCTGAAAGAAAAAACGGAGAAAGATATTGGCCTTCAATTGCACGAATTATCTATGGGCATGAGCGACGATTTCGAGCTTGCCATAAAGGAGGGGAGCACTATGGTGCGCATAGGACGTGCCATATTCGGCCCCAGAGTGGACTAA
- a CDS encoding cell division protein SepF: MLERFLALLGISEQKDEDLFEEESGEEGGASGSQYGEVTLIYCKGSKCVERREDLAEALHGGKIVVIDLKGVEKAEGQSALDFICGVAYAMRGVVMRIAPAVFLATPKRNLVDLWEEERVEAKDHE, encoded by the coding sequence ATGCTCGAAAGATTTCTTGCTTTGTTGGGCATTTCGGAGCAAAAGGACGAAGATCTCTTCGAAGAGGAGTCGGGGGAAGAGGGCGGGGCTTCGGGCTCGCAATATGGCGAGGTAACCTTAATATACTGCAAAGGGTCCAAATGCGTCGAACGCAGGGAAGATTTGGCCGAAGCCCTTCATGGCGGTAAGATAGTAGTGATCGACTTGAAGGGGGTCGAGAAGGCAGAAGGACAAAGCGCTCTGGATTTCATTTGCGGTGTAGCATACGCCATGAGGGGTGTGGTTATGAGGATCGCTCCTGCGGTTTTTTTGGCCACTCCAAAGCGAAACCTTGTCGATCTGTGGGAGGAGGAAAGGGTAGAGGCCAAAGATCATGAGTGA
- a CDS encoding DivIVA domain-containing protein, giving the protein MSEVLSALDVINKDFKRSLRGYDPAEVDDFLDLVAESLHFYAEKCQEQERRIGQLERQLEDYRNLRDSLQEALLMAQQSADEKVEAAKREAEAIVSEARAKSERMLEETSQLLNQYKMEIERMKKLKVAFVADFKSIINKYAEMIEAEMSDVEG; this is encoded by the coding sequence ATGAGTGAAGTTTTATCCGCTCTTGACGTCATTAACAAAGATTTCAAAAGGTCTCTGCGCGGTTATGACCCTGCAGAGGTCGATGACTTTCTGGATCTGGTCGCCGAGAGCCTTCACTTTTACGCGGAAAAGTGCCAGGAACAGGAGCGCAGGATTGGACAGCTGGAGAGGCAGTTGGAGGATTATAGAAATTTAAGGGATTCTCTCCAAGAGGCGTTGCTCATGGCCCAGCAAAGCGCCGACGAGAAAGTTGAGGCAGCGAAAAGGGAGGCCGAAGCTATAGTCTCTGAGGCTAGGGCCAAATCCGAAAGGATGCTTGAGGAGACGTCACAGCTTTTAAATCAATATAAAATGGAGATCGAAAGGATGAAGAAGCTCAAGGTGGCCTTTGTGGCTGATTTTAAATCTATAATAAATAAGTATGCTGAGATGATAGAGGCTGAAATGTCAGATGTCGAAGGCTAG